One Pagrus major chromosome 11, Pma_NU_1.0 genomic region harbors:
- the ttr gene encoding transthyretin — translation MLQPLHCLLLASAVLLCNTAPTPTEKHGGSDTRCPLMVKILDAVKGTPAGSVALKVSQKTADGGWTQIATGVTDATGEIHNLITEQQFPAGVYRVEFDTKAYWRSQGSTPFHEVAEVVFDAHAEGHRHYTLALLLSPYSYTTTAVVSNVHE, via the exons ATGCTTCAACCACTGCACTGTCTGCTTCTGGCCTCCGCTGTGCTGCTCTGCAACACCGCCCCCACCCCCACG GAGAAACATGGGGGCTCAGACACCAGGTGTCCTCTGATGGTAAAAATCCTGGATGCAGTGAAAGGGACTCCAGCCGGATCAGTGGCACTCAAAGTGTCTCAGAAGACTGCTGACGGGGGGTGGACACAAATTGCGACCGG AGTGACAGACGCCACCGGGGAGATCCACAATCTGATCACAGAGCAGCAGTTCCCAGCAGGAGTGTATCGTGTTGAGTTCGATACCAAAGCTTACTGGAGGAGTCAGGGGAGCACGCCGTTCCATGAAGTAGCTGAA gtggtgTTCGACGCCCATGCTGAAGGCCATCGTCACTACaccctggctctgctgctcagtCCGTACTCCTACACCACCACAGCCGTGGTCTCCAACGTACATGAGTGA
- the b4galt6 gene encoding beta-1,4-galactosyltransferase 6, producing the protein MVNWRRLLRMSNRSFLAFIFFFSMSTTCLYFIYVAPGIANTYFFMVQAQGIMLRDNVRTIGQMIRLYTNKNSTLNGTDYPDGSNSSEYLVQPTTYLPENFTYAQNLPCPERLPSMKGLMEVNMTEIPMEEIELKFSKLFGIEFGGHWKPKDCKPRWKVAILIPFRNRHEHLPILFQHLIPILQRQRLQFAFYVIEQSGSQPFNRAMLFNVGFLEAMKDLDWDCLIFHDVDHIPENDRNYYGCGQMPRHFAAKLDKYMYILPYSEFFGGVSGLTVEQFRKINGFPNAFWGWGGEDDDLWNRVHYAGLNVTRPEGEIGKYKSIPHHHRGEVQFLGRYKLLRYSKERQHLDGLNNLHYTPLISLSSLYKNITVDLYPELAPIADY; encoded by the exons ATGGTGAACTGGAGGCGGCTGCTGCGAATGTCCAACCGATCGTTTCTGGCCTTCATATTCTTCTTCTCCATGTCCACCACTTGTCTCTACTTCATTTACGTGGCTCCGGGAATAG CCAACACATACTTCTTCATGGTGCAGGCTCAGGGCATCATGTTGAGGGACAATGTGAGGACAATTGGCCAGATGATCCGATTGTACACCAACAAGAACAGTACACTCAACGGGACGG ACTATCCAGATGGCAGTAACTCCAGTGAGTACCTGGTCCAGCCAACCACGTACCTCCCAGAGAACTTCACCTACGCCCAGAACCTCCCCTGCCCAGAGCGATTACCTTCTATGA AGGGCCTTATGGAAGTGAACATGACAGAGATCCCTATGGAGGAGATAGAGCTGAAGTTCTCCAAGCTGTTTGGCATTGAGTTTGGAGGCCATTGGAAACCAAAGGACTGCAAACCTCGCTGGAAG GTGGCCATCCTGATTCCATTTAGAAACCGCCATGAACATCTGCCCATCCTCTTCCAACACCTCATCCCCATACTGCAGAGACAGCGACTGCAGTTTGCCTTCTACGTCATCGAACag agtgggAGCCAGCCCTTCAACAGAGCCATGCTGTTTAACGTGGGATTCCTGGAGGCCATGAAGGACTTGGACTGGGACTGCTTAATCTTCCATGACGTTGACCACATCCCAGAGAACGACCGAAACTATTACGGCTGTGGTCAGATGCCACGCCACTTCGCTGCCAAGCTGGAcaaatacatgtacat tCTTCCTTACAGTGAGTTCTTTGGTGGTGTGAGTGGACTCACTGTGGAGCAGTTCCGCAAGATTAATGGCTTTCCCAATGCATTCTGGGGCTGGGGAGGAGAGGACGATGACTTGTGGAACAG GGTTCACTATGCTGGTCTAAATGTGACGCGACCGGAGGGAGAGATCGGCAAGTACAAGTCAATTCCTCACCACCACAGAGGGGAGGTGCAGTTCCTCGGGAG GTATAAACTGCTGAGGTATTCCAAAGAGCGGCAACACTTGGACGGCCTCAACAACCTCCATTACACCCCCCTCATCTCCCTCAGCAGCCTCTACAAGAACATCACGGTGGACCTGTACCCCGAGCTCGCTCCTATCGCAGACTACTGA
- the rfc4 gene encoding replication factor C subunit 4, producing the protein MQAFLKGGTVQSTRPQKDKAAGGPSTEKKAKAIPWVEKYRPKCVDEVAFQEEVVAVLKKSLQGADLPNLLFYGPPGTGKTSTILAAARELYGPQLYRQRVLELNASDERGIQVVREKVKNFAQLTVAGTRTDGKSCPPFKIIILDEADSMTAPAQAALRRTMEKESRTTRFCLICNYISRIIEPLTSRCSKFRFKPLANQIQEERLLDICEKENLKYTKESIAALVKVSDGDLRKAITFLQSAARLNVDKEITESAVTEIAGVVPDKMIDNLLQICFKGTFEKLEVAVRNIVDEGYAATQILSQLHESIIEQDLNDKQKSAITEKMAVVGKCLSDGADEYLQMLSLCSVIMQEASQNN; encoded by the exons ATGCAGGCCTTTTTGAAAGGAGGGACTGTTCAGTCTACCAGACCTCAGAAAGACAAGGCAGCAGGAGGACCCAGTACAGAGAAGAAAGCCAAGGCTATCCCTTGGGTAGAGAAATA CAGGCCAAAGTGTGTTGATGAAGTGGCCTttcaggaggaggtggtggcaGTGCTGAAGAAGTCTTTGCAAGGAGCAGAT cTTCCCAACTTGCTGTTTTACGGCCCTCCTGGAACAGGAAAGACGTCCACCATCTTAGCTGCTGCCAGAGAGCTTTATGG tCCACAGCTGTACAGACAGAGGGTGCTGGAGCTCAACGCCTCTGATGAACGTGGCATCCAGGTCGTCAGAGAGAAGGTCAAGAACTTCGCTCAGCTCACTGTGGCTGGGACTCGCACAGA TGGGAAGTCGTGTCCTCCTTTTAAGATCATCATCCTGGATGAGGCCGACTCCATGACGGCACCAGCTCAGGCTGCTCTCAGGCGGACCATGGAGAAGGAGTCGCGCACCACCCGCTTCTGCCTCATCTGTAACTACATCAGCAG gatTATTGAGCCTCTGACCTCCAGATGTTCCAAGTTTCGCTTCAAACCTCTGGCAAATCAGATCCAAGAAGAGCGCCTGCTGGACATCTGCGAGAAGGAGAACCTCAAGTACACTAAAGAG AGTATAGCAGCTTTGGTGAAGGTGTCTGATGGAGACTTGCGGAAAGCCATCACCTTCCTCCAGAGTGCTGCACGCCTCAACGTCGACAAGGAGATCACAGAGAGCGCCGTCACTGAAATAGCCGGG GTCGTACCCGACAAGATGATTGACAACTTGCTCCAGATCTGCTTCAAAGGAACATTTGAGAAACTAGAGGTTGCAGTCAGG AACATAGTGGATGAAGGCTATGCGGCCACGCAGATCCTGAGTCAGCTCCACGAGTCTATCATAGAGCAGGACCTGAACGACAAGCAGAAGTCAGCTATCACAGAGAAGATGGCG GTTGTGGGTAAATGCCTGTCAGACGGTGCAGATGAGTACCTGCAGATGTTGAGTCTGTGTTCGGTCATCATGCAGGAGGCCTCGCAGAACAACTGA